One genomic window of Kosmotoga olearia TBF 19.5.1 includes the following:
- a CDS encoding nucleotidyltransferase family protein, translated as MEKFYKKFGLSGELICQIIRLVVDFCDPEKIYLFGSRAREDFKRASDIDIAVEGAKREIVGLKELLEEEVRTLLKFDVVDLSKVNAYLKEEIYREGIVIYEKIQANSQ; from the coding sequence ATGGAGAAATTTTATAAAAAATTTGGTTTAAGTGGGGAACTAATTTGCCAGATCATTCGGCTAGTTGTGGATTTTTGCGACCCGGAAAAAATTTACCTTTTTGGATCCAGGGCCAGGGAGGATTTTAAGCGTGCGTCTGATATTGATATCGCTGTTGAAGGAGCCAAAAGGGAGATTGTAGGTCTAAAAGAATTGCTGGAAGAAGAAGTTAGGACGTTGCTTAAATTCGATGTTGTTGATCTTTCAAAAGTAAATGCGTATCTGAAGGAAGAAATCTACAGAGAAGGGATAGTTATATATGAAAAGATTCAAGCAAATAGCCAGTGA
- a CDS encoding IS3-like element ISKol4 family transposase (programmed frameshift), whose protein sequence is MKGKTPRRYSSEFKIKLVKEYLGTNKSYTELGVEYDVDASLIMSWVKRYERYKENAFQPPKRKPSFIADESKIPAFLKEELGLDKIKEHSDDPEEINAELERLKLELAERDLRIRILKEKLKKTNMEENQGKKLTDITILCIANKYINWGFRVSFVLEVLEIPRSSYYRSKNPGFFLKGRRGRKERGYAFNVFGGITKDEEIEKLLLWFNAIESPLQEEYYLKYMGSKKIARYIRNVYGIIVNHKKLHRLRKKLGLVGKYKRRERHPYTRSRSITVTKANQLWEADITFVKTREDGNAAILNIIDVYDRSIVGTYVGKSCKKEHFIQLMKIAITKRAKPQIIRTDNGSQFKALDTGIYMNEENIIHEFGIVRNPDSQAFIESSFSSLKREFVRNNEFKNLEDLCEKLKVYLSFYNNLRPHGSLKYQTPRYYTEFSSQNEPVYVNP, encoded by the exons ATGAAAGGAAAAACACCGCGAAGATACAGTTCAGAATTCAAAATCAAGTTGGTTAAGGAGTATTTAGGAACAAACAAGAGTTACACAGAATTGGGAGTCGAATATGATGTGGATGCTTCACTTATCATGAGTTGGGTAAAGCGCTACGAAAGATACAAAGAAAATGCATTCCAGCCTCCGAAAAGGAAGCCTTCATTCATAGCAGATGAAAGCAAGATACCCGCTTTTCTTAAAGAAGAGCTCGGCCTGGATAAGATAAAGGAACACAGTGATGATCCTGAAGAAATAAACGCCGAATTGGAAAGATTGAAATTGGAACTTGCTGAGAGAGACCTGAGAATAAGAATACTCAAGGAAAAATTAAAAAAAACGAACATGGAAGAGAACCAGGGAAAAAAGT TAACAGATATTACGATCCTCTGTATTGCTAATAAGTACATAAATTGGGGGTTTCGTGTAAGCTTCGTTCTTGAAGTTTTAGAGATACCAAGGAGTAGCTATTACAGGAGCAAGAATCCGGGCTTTTTCCTGAAAGGCAGGAGAGGAAGAAAGGAAAGAGGTTATGCCTTTAATGTTTTTGGAGGTATCACAAAAGACGAAGAGATAGAAAAACTGCTGCTGTGGTTTAATGCGATCGAATCTCCTTTACAAGAGGAATATTATTTGAAGTACATGGGTTCAAAAAAGATAGCCAGATATATCCGGAACGTATACGGAATCATAGTAAATCACAAGAAATTGCACCGACTCAGGAAAAAGCTCGGACTTGTTGGGAAGTACAAAAGGCGTGAAAGGCATCCATACACTCGAAGCCGTTCAATAACAGTGACAAAAGCGAACCAATTGTGGGAAGCGGATATAACATTCGTAAAAACACGTGAAGATGGGAATGCAGCGATACTGAACATAATAGACGTGTATGACAGAAGCATAGTGGGAACATATGTAGGTAAAAGCTGCAAAAAGGAACATTTCATTCAATTAATGAAAATAGCGATCACAAAAAGAGCAAAACCACAAATAATAAGAACGGATAACGGAAGCCAATTTAAAGCATTAGATACGGGAATATACATGAATGAAGAAAATATAATCCATGAATTTGGAATAGTAAGGAATCCGGATTCGCAAGCATTTATTGAATCGTCATTCTCTTCTTTGAAAAGGGAATTCGTAAGAAACAACGAATTCAAGAATCTTGAAGACTTGTGTGAAAAACTAAAGGTATATCTGTCTTTTTACAACAACCTGAGACCTCATGGGTCATTGAAATACCAAACACCAAGATACTATACTGAATTCTCCAGCCAAAACGAGCCTGTGTACGTAAATCCTTGA
- a CDS encoding (2Fe-2S) ferredoxin domain-containing protein, which produces MEIKVCMGSACHIKGSPNIAKKLQVLLKEKGLDGKVSLKGSFCMGPCNKGVVVSVDGKVFYHISEDNVEEFFFKEILKRGEEV; this is translated from the coding sequence ATGGAAATCAAAGTTTGTATGGGTAGCGCCTGTCATATAAAAGGTTCTCCAAACATCGCAAAGAAGCTTCAAGTCTTACTCAAAGAAAAAGGACTTGATGGAAAAGTCAGCCTTAAGGGATCCTTTTGTATGGGACCTTGCAATAAAGGGGTTGTAGTGTCCGTGGATGGTAAGGTTTTCTACCACATATCCGAGGACAATGTGGAAGAATTTTTCTTCAAAGAAATTTTGAAAAGAGGTGAAGAGGTTTGA
- a CDS encoding PAS domain-containing protein, whose translation MRTIWEILWDYDPNALVVVDEKFKIRIVNPAFRKLFKFHEDEQIVGKHLSEIFEDVKVFEKVRDENTVIKNQRMYFPKYDLNVNVVIFPIPEAKMIAAILIDMTSEIEREKKSLELKMKAAEQVQAVVDKQMQIAQEIASILGETVAETKAQLIKLRDLITRE comes from the coding sequence ATGAGAACGATCTGGGAGATTCTCTGGGATTACGATCCCAATGCTCTTGTGGTTGTAGATGAAAAGTTCAAGATTCGGATAGTAAATCCAGCCTTCAGAAAACTTTTCAAGTTTCATGAAGATGAGCAGATTGTGGGAAAGCATCTGAGCGAGATTTTCGAGGATGTCAAGGTTTTTGAAAAGGTTAGAGATGAAAATACTGTCATTAAGAATCAAAGGATGTACTTTCCCAAATATGACTTGAATGTGAACGTTGTGATATTCCCTATTCCTGAAGCCAAAATGATTGCAGCTATACTCATTGATATGACCTCAGAGATAGAACGGGAGAAAAAATCTCTGGAATTGAAAATGAAAGCCGCGGAACAGGTGCAGGCTGTTGTTGATAAACAGATGCAGATTGCTCAGGAAATAGCTTCCATACTTGGTGAAACGGTTGCAGAGACTAAGGCTCAGCTTATTAAGCTCAGGGACCTGATTACCCGGGAGTGA
- the ybeY gene encoding rRNA maturation RNase YbeY, with the protein MKIIINNATSKEVDTDRLKELIVKILESELDELPDSTLNVLLTTDEEMTYYNETYRHKKGPTDVLSFEYGLDDPEAVGDIVISLETIEKQAKEFGNTFQEELSLMLIHGVLHILGYDHEGDEEEAKIMFEKQEDYFNKYGKNISI; encoded by the coding sequence ATGAAAATAATCATAAATAATGCTACAAGCAAGGAAGTTGATACAGACAGATTAAAAGAATTGATCGTGAAAATATTGGAAAGTGAATTGGACGAATTACCAGATTCAACTTTGAATGTATTGCTCACAACTGATGAAGAGATGACTTATTACAACGAAACTTACAGGCATAAAAAGGGTCCAACGGATGTTCTTTCCTTCGAATACGGACTGGATGATCCAGAAGCGGTAGGAGATATAGTGATTTCTCTGGAAACGATAGAGAAGCAGGCAAAAGAGTTCGGGAACACCTTTCAGGAAGAGCTTTCACTTATGCTTATACACGGGGTTTTGCATATACTTGGTTACGATCATGAAGGAGATGAAGAAGAGGCAAAAATAATGTTTGAAAAACAGGAAGACTACTTCAATAAATACGGTAAGAACATCTCTATATAA
- a CDS encoding DUF1015 domain-containing protein: MSVVRPFRAVRPKAELVEKVNCPPYDVVSYEEAKEYGKTPESFMHIIRAEIDLPEGTPHYGKPVYEKARDNLREFIEKGILVQDDEPRYYIYWQKMGDHVQIGVVGCASVDEYQKGLIKKHELTRQDKEDDRANHVYTVGANTGPVFLTFRSTGKFDNLLKELVEKLTPIYDFTDENGVIHRVYPVKEKEDIEKVEKAFEEIPALYIADGHHRAASASRVREMMKSENPAHTGTEEYNFFLSVIFPHSHLQVLDYNRVVKDLNGLSKEEFLEKIGEKFEVSEAPEAPYKPKKKHEFGMYLDGKWYVLRAKPGSFDENDPVKSLDASILQENLLHPILGIENPRKDPRIDFIGGIRGLGALEKRVNEGWAVAFSMFPTSIDELMTVADKGMIMPPKSTWFEPKLRSGLFVHLLK, from the coding sequence TTGTCAGTAGTACGTCCATTTAGAGCAGTAAGACCAAAAGCCGAGCTCGTTGAAAAAGTGAACTGTCCTCCCTACGACGTGGTTAGTTATGAAGAGGCAAAGGAATATGGAAAGACTCCGGAAAGTTTCATGCACATCATCCGTGCGGAGATCGATCTTCCAGAGGGAACACCTCATTACGGAAAACCTGTTTATGAAAAAGCGCGTGATAACCTGAGAGAATTCATTGAAAAAGGAATTCTCGTTCAAGATGACGAACCGCGGTACTACATTTATTGGCAAAAGATGGGAGACCACGTTCAGATAGGTGTTGTTGGATGTGCATCGGTTGACGAATACCAGAAAGGTCTCATCAAAAAGCATGAACTCACAAGACAGGACAAGGAAGATGATAGAGCCAACCATGTTTATACGGTTGGAGCGAATACCGGTCCTGTGTTCTTAACTTTCCGCTCTACCGGGAAATTTGACAACCTTCTTAAAGAGCTCGTCGAAAAGCTAACCCCAATTTATGACTTTACTGATGAAAATGGTGTAATTCACAGAGTGTATCCTGTAAAAGAAAAAGAAGACATAGAAAAAGTAGAGAAAGCTTTTGAAGAGATTCCCGCTCTCTATATAGCTGATGGTCATCACAGAGCGGCATCTGCTTCCCGCGTCAGGGAAATGATGAAATCAGAAAACCCAGCTCATACGGGTACGGAAGAATACAATTTCTTCCTTTCCGTTATATTTCCTCACAGTCACCTTCAAGTTCTTGATTACAACAGAGTTGTTAAAGATCTGAATGGGCTCAGCAAAGAGGAATTCCTTGAAAAGATTGGTGAAAAGTTCGAGGTTTCAGAGGCACCTGAGGCTCCGTACAAGCCCAAGAAAAAACATGAATTTGGAATGTACCTTGACGGCAAATGGTACGTTTTGCGAGCTAAGCCCGGTAGCTTCGATGAAAATGATCCTGTGAAAAGTCTGGATGCTTCCATACTTCAGGAAAATCTGTTGCACCCGATACTCGGCATTGAGAATCCCAGAAAAGATCCCAGAATTGATTTTATAGGTGGAATTAGAGGACTTGGCGCACTTGAAAAGAGGGTTAATGAAGGTTGGGCAGTAGCTTTTTCAATGTTCCCAACATCGATTGATGAGCTCATGACGGTGGCGGATAAGGGCATGATAATGCCACCAAAATCCACATGGTTTGAACCAAAACTCAGAAGTGGACTCTTCGTGCATTTGTTGAAATGA
- a CDS encoding proton-conducting transporter membrane subunit — MILYISLIPLFLGGLSLILNRYRKITITLTFVSLISSALILILNIGNSYETVIGNWGTLGISIGYDEIALPFLLAVVVVLFAVTLNSLHKDYDGIFYALITLLLGSLNAVFITRDLFNVYVTFELASIISFILIAYGRKGKQIWASLKYMLISALGFNFYLIGIGLVYMRNGTFSFSAMDNMDKLPAMLIFVGLSVKSGLFLLSMWLPDAHANAITEISPILSGLMVKIEDYLVIRFLQYSSFEWLRGVYLIVGSASAVAGVIFAMNARKAKNILAYHTFSQIGFIIAASNIAAAWHAFSHAVFKGLLFMTAGNIYERLGTQNIKEWNGKVRLREYIPLLVGSAAIAGAPLTSGFVTKNGIMDSIVGPAKYLLVIASVGTVISFAKFVFIRTSKERTQLPWNVMLAYAIMIFTIFAHGIIEFDSHYVLDALVMIAAGIPLYFMVRKSFRPLPKTFERLDNALLIYLIFFAIMLTFII; from the coding sequence ATGATACTTTACATAAGCCTTATTCCGCTTTTTCTCGGTGGCCTATCGCTTATACTTAATCGTTATAGAAAAATAACCATAACCTTGACGTTCGTATCCTTGATATCTTCAGCATTAATACTGATCCTCAATATCGGTAACAGTTACGAGACAGTGATAGGAAATTGGGGAACGTTAGGTATATCCATAGGATACGATGAAATAGCTTTGCCTTTCCTTCTTGCTGTAGTGGTAGTTCTTTTTGCTGTAACTTTGAATTCCCTTCACAAGGATTATGATGGAATTTTTTATGCTCTCATAACCTTGCTTTTGGGCTCATTGAACGCGGTTTTTATAACGCGGGATCTTTTCAATGTATATGTTACCTTTGAACTTGCGTCGATAATAAGTTTCATATTGATAGCTTATGGTAGGAAAGGAAAACAGATCTGGGCTTCGTTGAAATATATGTTAATATCAGCCCTTGGCTTTAATTTCTACCTCATCGGAATAGGGCTCGTTTACATGCGAAACGGGACCTTCTCTTTTTCCGCTATGGATAACATGGATAAACTACCCGCTATGCTTATATTTGTGGGCCTTTCCGTAAAATCGGGTTTGTTCTTGCTTTCAATGTGGCTTCCGGATGCGCATGCCAACGCCATAACTGAGATTTCTCCCATACTTTCCGGATTAATGGTCAAAATAGAGGATTACCTTGTAATACGTTTTCTCCAATACAGTTCCTTTGAATGGCTCAGGGGAGTTTACCTCATAGTGGGATCCGCCAGTGCCGTTGCTGGTGTGATCTTTGCGATGAATGCCAGGAAGGCGAAGAATATTCTGGCTTACCATACATTTTCGCAGATCGGTTTCATAATTGCAGCGAGCAACATCGCCGCGGCATGGCATGCTTTCAGTCACGCTGTTTTTAAGGGACTTCTTTTCATGACAGCAGGAAACATCTATGAGAGGCTTGGTACACAGAATATAAAAGAATGGAACGGGAAGGTACGCCTGAGGGAATATATCCCCCTTCTCGTGGGATCAGCGGCAATCGCTGGTGCACCCTTAACATCCGGTTTCGTCACCAAGAACGGCATAATGGATTCCATCGTGGGGCCGGCAAAATATCTCCTGGTGATAGCTTCTGTTGGAACGGTAATCAGCTTCGCTAAATTTGTCTTTATACGCACATCAAAAGAAAGAACTCAACTGCCATGGAATGTTATGCTCGCTTATGCCATCATGATTTTCACGATATTTGCTCATGGGATAATAGAATTTGACTCACATTATGTTTTAGATGCCTTAGTGATGATCGCAGCTGGAATTCCGTTGTATTTCATGGTAAGAAAATCCTTCAGACCTTTACCCAAAACCTTCGAAAGGCTTGACAATGCTTTACTGATTTATCTCATATTCTTCGCGATAATGCTGACGTTTATTATTTGA
- a CDS encoding HDIG domain-containing metalloprotein — MIAENSVGFLRRLRKSLSLDRVTNLLLLPVMIALLSRVSFFSLPDNKFTFFIGAIVFWYILVEGSFESNHFFRLHRSYRYTVFMIVSIGVFVNSFISVVVPSEFSLVITPIFLGTATVTILVGYEVGIATGLFMAYLSAFSIGTIESFVIFSTIALISTLTTRNILRRINIARAGFETGIIFALILFARSFFEVKLSLLQLVISFFNPVFSAIIVIGILPYIEYASRIYSNIGLLELGNLSHPLLKSLSLSAPGTYQHSVSIANLAEIAAEEIGANPILARVAAYFHDIGKSKRPQYFTENQRGLNPHESLSPSMSNLVINEHVKLGVELAKKYRLPILVEDVIREHHGTRIKKYFYHKAKTSGEDNPDSFRYPGPKPRFKESGIIMLADSVEAAFKSLKDPTPGKIQELVEEVVNGIYNERQLDKSGLNLEDLEKIIEAFTRVLISMSQARIEYPKEKVEKVVRINENNHK, encoded by the coding sequence ATGATCGCTGAAAACTCCGTGGGTTTTTTACGTAGATTACGAAAAAGCCTTTCGCTGGATAGAGTAACGAATCTTCTGTTACTTCCGGTAATGATCGCTTTGCTCAGCAGGGTTTCTTTTTTCTCTTTACCGGATAACAAATTTACTTTTTTCATTGGTGCCATCGTTTTCTGGTACATACTTGTCGAGGGGTCATTTGAATCCAATCATTTTTTCAGACTTCATAGAAGTTATCGCTATACTGTTTTCATGATTGTGAGTATAGGTGTTTTCGTAAATTCCTTTATTTCAGTAGTCGTGCCCTCGGAATTCTCGCTGGTAATAACCCCTATCTTTCTTGGGACGGCCACCGTTACGATTTTAGTTGGCTATGAGGTGGGAATTGCGACGGGTTTGTTTATGGCTTACCTTTCTGCTTTTTCTATTGGAACCATTGAGAGTTTCGTAATCTTTTCCACGATTGCTCTCATCAGCACATTGACGACCAGAAATATACTGAGAAGGATAAATATTGCCCGGGCTGGATTCGAAACTGGTATTATCTTCGCTTTGATCCTCTTTGCACGTTCGTTTTTTGAGGTCAAATTGAGTTTGCTGCAGCTCGTGATCTCTTTCTTCAACCCTGTTTTTTCAGCAATAATAGTAATCGGGATACTACCGTATATAGAATACGCAAGCAGAATATACTCGAATATAGGTCTTCTGGAGCTGGGGAATCTATCCCACCCCCTTTTGAAGAGCCTGTCTTTAAGCGCGCCGGGAACGTATCAACACAGCGTTTCAATCGCGAACCTCGCTGAAATCGCGGCAGAAGAGATAGGTGCGAATCCTATACTTGCAAGGGTTGCGGCGTACTTTCACGATATAGGGAAATCTAAAAGACCTCAATATTTCACCGAAAACCAGCGTGGATTGAATCCCCATGAAAGCCTTAGCCCTTCTATGTCAAACCTTGTAATTAACGAGCATGTAAAATTAGGCGTCGAATTGGCGAAAAAGTACAGGCTTCCAATACTAGTCGAAGATGTCATTAGGGAACATCACGGTACGCGGATTAAGAAATATTTCTATCACAAGGCGAAAACCTCTGGTGAGGATAATCCCGATTCCTTTAGATATCCTGGTCCCAAACCGAGGTTCAAAGAGTCGGGAATAATAATGCTTGCAGACTCTGTGGAAGCCGCTTTTAAGAGTTTGAAAGATCCGACGCCCGGAAAGATTCAGGAACTGGTAGAAGAGGTTGTTAACGGGATATACAATGAACGACAGCTCGACAAGAGCGGTTTGAATCTCGAAGATCTTGAAAAGATCATAGAAGCTTTTACTCGAGTCCTCATAAGTATGAGTCAGGCAAGGATAGAATATCCAAAAGAGAAGGTTGAAAAGGTGGTAAGAATCAATGAAAATAATCATAAATAA
- a CDS encoding PhoH family protein encodes MPVRKITIPHDVEIRELFGEYDRKAKYLQDRFKVKLSIIGNEVWIKGEDAENLDMVEEIVNELIEMNRDGHLIDWREFEYMVEQHQIHGKGSSEFKGYYREVKNSTLVASRVKAKTVGQKHYLDSMRKNEVVFAIGPAGTGKTYLAVAMAVDFLRSGKVQRIILTRPAVEAGERLGFLPGTLMEKVDPYLRPLYDSLIDILPVDRLSYYKEQGIVEVVPLAYMRGRTLNNSFIILDEAQNTTYQQMKMFLTRIGFNSRVVVTGDITQIDLESSGDSGLVIIQKILKGIQSVDFVYLTEHDVVRNPIVKEIIRAYDVYEREAKENDR; translated from the coding sequence TTGCCAGTAAGAAAAATAACGATTCCTCACGATGTTGAGATTAGAGAGCTTTTTGGGGAGTACGACAGAAAAGCCAAGTATCTTCAGGATAGGTTCAAGGTAAAGTTATCCATAATAGGTAATGAAGTTTGGATCAAAGGCGAGGATGCAGAAAACCTGGATATGGTGGAAGAAATAGTAAATGAATTGATAGAAATGAACCGTGACGGTCATTTGATAGATTGGAGAGAGTTTGAGTACATGGTTGAGCAACATCAGATTCACGGAAAAGGTTCATCAGAGTTTAAAGGATACTATCGTGAGGTTAAGAATTCCACGTTGGTGGCAAGTCGGGTAAAAGCAAAGACCGTTGGTCAAAAACATTATCTTGATTCCATGAGAAAAAATGAAGTTGTTTTTGCCATAGGGCCCGCGGGAACAGGAAAAACTTATCTTGCTGTGGCGATGGCTGTTGATTTTTTGAGATCGGGAAAGGTCCAGAGAATAATTTTGACCCGACCTGCGGTAGAGGCAGGGGAGAGGTTAGGGTTCCTGCCCGGAACGCTTATGGAAAAAGTGGATCCCTATCTCAGACCGCTCTACGATTCACTTATAGATATTTTACCCGTTGATAGGTTGAGCTATTACAAAGAGCAGGGAATTGTTGAAGTCGTGCCCCTCGCCTACATGCGTGGTAGAACTTTGAACAATTCTTTCATAATACTTGATGAGGCTCAGAATACAACGTATCAGCAGATGAAAATGTTCTTAACCAGAATAGGGTTCAATTCAAGGGTGGTCGTTACCGGTGATATAACGCAGATAGACTTAGAAAGCAGTGGAGATTCAGGTCTTGTTATCATTCAAAAGATTTTGAAGGGAATTCAGAGTGTTGACTTCGTTTACCTTACGGAGCATGATGTTGTTAGAAATCCAATTGTGAAAGAGATCATAAGAGCTTACGATGTCTATGAAAGAGAGGCAAAGGAAAATGATCGCTGA
- the ispD gene encoding 2-C-methyl-D-erythritol 4-phosphate cytidylyltransferase → MRIKVAAVIVAGGKGTRFGANVPKQFIKLEGKEIFVRSVEIFHGSPFISHTVLVMNPDWIDKAKEILSCYELDDVVVVSGGETRQLSVLNGLKALEPVKPDIVMIHDAARPLFEKNCIPKIIASVEPEIGVVVTEPAKETLYIVKDGFVEKVPDRSFYWHAKTPQSFFFAEILEAHLHALEQGITNATDDSQLFLRVGKKVKILECGGKNPKITTAQDLAEASCVLKLNKPRSEN, encoded by the coding sequence ATGAGAATAAAGGTAGCGGCCGTCATAGTTGCTGGTGGTAAGGGAACACGCTTTGGCGCGAATGTTCCTAAACAATTTATCAAGCTTGAAGGAAAGGAAATATTTGTGAGATCCGTGGAAATCTTCCACGGGTCTCCTTTTATTTCACATACAGTTCTTGTGATGAATCCAGACTGGATTGACAAAGCAAAAGAGATTCTTTCTTGTTATGAATTGGATGATGTCGTAGTAGTTTCTGGTGGTGAAACACGTCAGCTGTCAGTATTGAATGGTCTTAAAGCTCTTGAGCCTGTCAAACCTGACATTGTGATGATTCATGATGCGGCACGCCCGCTTTTCGAGAAAAATTGCATTCCTAAAATTATTGCTTCAGTTGAACCCGAAATTGGTGTTGTTGTAACTGAACCCGCAAAAGAAACTCTATATATCGTAAAAGATGGTTTTGTGGAGAAAGTTCCGGACAGATCTTTTTACTGGCACGCTAAAACCCCTCAGAGTTTCTTCTTCGCAGAAATTCTTGAAGCTCATCTTCACGCACTGGAACAGGGAATAACCAACGCTACCGATGACTCTCAGCTTTTCCTCAGAGTTGGCAAAAAAGTAAAAATTCTTGAATGTGGCGGGAAAAACCCTAAAATAACTACTGCTCAAGATTTGGCAGAAGCTTCGTGTGTATTAAAATTAAATAAACCGAGATCCGAGAATTGA
- a CDS encoding DegV family protein, with protein sequence MKIGIVTDSTCGLEKDILKKLKVRVVSLYIQKGGEYYKATEIDKKTYYEELENAKILPMTSQPSPQDFYEVFRELSTEYDALIVPVISAKLSGTFDSASIAASMLDINIRIVDSKLTNYALGFLVMNLKSMIDQGKSLDELVKYAEEFHKNIRLYLSVGSLNYQYKGGRIGKAKTLMGNILNVKPVIAVENGELVPVGSVRGNKRLLAELIKRATTPMAGKEIKRIAILHVNREDDAKYLEEILAERFKGAEIFITEPEPVVVTHLGPSAIALITEWREKERY encoded by the coding sequence ATGAAAATCGGTATTGTGACTGATAGCACTTGCGGGCTTGAAAAAGATATATTAAAAAAACTCAAAGTAAGAGTTGTATCCCTTTACATACAAAAAGGGGGAGAATATTACAAAGCAACTGAGATCGATAAGAAAACATACTACGAAGAACTGGAAAATGCTAAAATTCTGCCAATGACCTCTCAACCCAGTCCACAAGATTTTTATGAGGTTTTCAGAGAGTTATCAACGGAATACGATGCGCTTATCGTACCTGTGATTTCAGCAAAGCTCAGCGGAACCTTTGATTCAGCTTCCATCGCGGCTTCTATGCTGGATATAAATATACGCATCGTCGATTCAAAACTGACAAATTACGCGCTGGGTTTCCTCGTAATGAATTTGAAGTCAATGATAGACCAGGGAAAAAGTCTCGATGAGCTCGTTAAGTATGCCGAAGAATTCCATAAAAATATAAGATTGTATCTCTCCGTGGGTTCTCTAAATTACCAGTACAAAGGTGGCCGAATAGGAAAAGCAAAGACTCTGATGGGAAACATATTGAACGTAAAACCGGTCATTGCAGTAGAAAATGGGGAACTCGTTCCAGTTGGTAGCGTCCGTGGAAACAAACGCTTACTTGCTGAATTGATTAAAAGAGCCACCACTCCTATGGCAGGAAAAGAAATCAAGCGAATCGCTATTCTACATGTAAATAGAGAAGATGACGCAAAATACTTGGAAGAAATATTAGCGGAAAGATTCAAAGGAGCCGAGATTTTCATAACCGAACCAGAGCCCGTTGTCGTAACACACCTTGGACCCTCTGCAATCGCGCTTATTACAGAATGGAGGGAGAAGGAAAGATATTAA
- a CDS encoding nucleotidyltransferase substrate binding protein, with translation MKRFKQIASDYKRAYERLKEAADTAKTTLEIDGTIQRFEFTFELSWKLIKAYLEKEGIICNSPRKCFKEAYKLGIIENEDTWLEMIDDRNLTVHTYDDKTSRAIFDRIKDHYVIELKKLLELDG, from the coding sequence ATGAAAAGATTCAAGCAAATAGCCAGTGATTACAAAAGAGCATATGAAAGGCTGAAAGAAGCGGCTGATACTGCAAAAACCACTCTGGAAATCGATGGGACTATTCAAAGGTTTGAGTTCACCTTTGAGCTTTCATGGAAACTTATCAAAGCATATTTGGAAAAGGAAGGTATTATATGCAATAGCCCACGAAAATGTTTCAAAGAAGCATACAAGTTAGGAATTATTGAAAACGAGGATACATGGCTTGAAATGATTGACGATAGAAATCTAACAGTTCATACATATGATGACAAAACTTCTCGAGCGATTTTTGATCGAATCAAAGACCATTATGTGATAGAACTGAAAAAACTTCTTGAGTTGGATGGATAG